The Canis lupus dingo isolate Sandy chromosome 8, ASM325472v2, whole genome shotgun sequence genome has a segment encoding these proteins:
- the EIF5 gene encoding eukaryotic translation initiation factor 5 encodes MSVNVNRSVSDQFYRYKMPRLIAKVEGKGNGIKTVIVNMVDVAKALNRPPTYPTKYFGCELGAQTQFDVKNDRYIVNGSHEANKLQDMLDGFIKKFVLCPECENPETELHVNPKKQTIGNSCKACGYRGMLDTHHKLCTFILKNPPENSDSGTGKKEKEKKNRKGKDKENGSVSSSETPPPPPPNEISPPPHAAEEEEDDDWGEDTTEEAQRRRMDEISDHAKVLTLSDDLERTVEERVNILFDFVKKKKEEGIIDSSDKEIVAEAERLDVKAMGPLVLTEVLFNEKIREQIKKYRRHFLRFCHNNKKAQRYLLHGLECVVAMHQAQLISKIPHILKEMYDADLLEEEVIISWSEKASKKYVSKDLAKEIRVKAEPFIKWLKEAEEESSGGEEDDEDENIEVVYSKTASVPKVEAVKSDNKDDDIDIDAI; translated from the exons ATGTCTGTCAATGTCAACCGCAGTGTGTCAGACCAGTTCTATCGCTACAAGATGCCCCGTCTGATTGCCAAG gttgAGGGCAAAGGAAATGGTATCAAGACAGTTATAGTCAACATGGTTGACGTTGCAAAGGCGCTTAATCGGCCTCCAACGT ATCCCACCAAATATTTTGGTTGTGAGCTGGGAGCACAGACCCAGTTTGATGTTAAGAATGACCGTTACATTGTCAATGGATCTCATGAGGCGAATAAGCTGCAAGACATGTTGGAtggattcattaaaaaatttgttcTTTGTCCTGAGTGTGAGAATCCTGAAACAGAGCTG CATGTCAatccaaagaagcaaacaatagGTAATTCTTGTAAAGCCTGTGGCTATCGAGGCATGCTTGACACACATCATAAACTCTGCACGTTCATTCTCAAAAACCCACCTG AGAATAGTGACAGTGgtacagggaagaaagaaaaggaaaagaaaaaccggAAAGGCAAGGACAAGGAAAATGGTTCTGTGTCCAGCAGTGagacgcccccacccccaccaccaaatGAGATCAGTCCTCCTCCACATGCTGCG gaagaagaggaggatgatGATTGGGGGGAGGATACGACTGAGGAAGCTCAAAGACGAAGAATGGATGAAATCAGTGATCATGCAAAAGTTCTAACACTCAGTGATGATTTGGAAAGGACTGTAGAAGAGCGGGTCAATATTCTGTTTGATTTTGTGAAG aaaaagaaagaagaaggtatTATTGACTCGTCAGACAAAGAAATTGTTGCTGAAGCAGAAAGACTGGATGTAAAAGCTATGGGTCCTCTTGTTTTGACTGAAGTTCTTTTTAATGAGAAGATTAGAgaacaaattaagaaatacagGCGCCATTTCCTACGA ttttgtcacaacaacaaaaaagctcaACGGTACCTTCTTCATGGTTTGGAGTGTGTGGTAGCAATGCATCAAGCTCAGCTCATTTCCAAGATTCCCCATATCTTAAAGGAGATGTATGATGCAGATCTGTTGGAAGAAGAAGTCATCATCAGCTGGTCAGAAAAG GCCTCTAAGAAATATGTCTCAAAAGACCTTGCCAAAGAGATTCGTGTCAAAGCAGAACCATTTATAAAATGgttgaaggaagcagaggaagaatcTTCTGGCGGtgaagaagatgatgaagatgagAATATTGAG GTGGTGTATTCGAAGACTGCCAGTGTACCTAAAGTTGAAGCTGTGAAGTCTGACAACAAGGATGATGACATTGATATTGATGCCATTTAA